GTCGCAGCCGCCAAGGAACAGCTTGACCGCGTGAGCCACACGCTCTTCACCGTCACACCGTATGAGAACTACGTGCGTCTCGCCGAGCGTCTCGGGACGCACACCCCGGGCAGCCACGCCAAGAAGACGTTCTTCGTGAACTCGGGCGCAGAAGCAGTCGAGAACGCAGTGAAGATCGCGCGGGCCCACACAGGCCGCCGCGTCGTCGCAGCCCTCGACCACGCGTTCCACGGTCGCACAAACCTCACCATGGCAATGAACCATCGCGCGGCTCCCTACGGCACCGGCTTCGGCCCGTTCGCGCCAGACATTCAGCGCGTGCCGAACTCGTATCCGTTCCGAGACGGGCTCTCGGGGGCAGCGGCCGCCGCGCGCACGATCGAGTACCTCGAGCAGCGCATCGGGGTGCAGGATCTCGCCGCGGTCATCGCCGAACCCATCCAGGGCGAGGGCGGATTCATCGTGCCCGCCGAGGGGTACCTCCCCGCGCTGGCGGAGTGGGCGAGCGCGAACGGCGTCGTGTTCATCGCTGACGAGATCCAGGCAGGCCTCGGACGAACTGGTACCTGGTTCGCGAGCGAGCTCTTTGGGCTCGTTCCCGACCTCGTGCTCACCGCGAAGGGCATCGCTGACGGGCTGCCGCTCGCCGGCGTCACCGGCCGCGCCGAGATCATGGACGCCGCACACGTCGGCGGTCTCGGCGGCACCTTCGGCGGCAACCCGGTCTCGATCGCGGCCGCCCACGCGGTGCTCGACATGCTCGAAACGGGGGAGCCGTTCGCGGAAGCCGCTCGGATCGAGCGCGCGCTCGTCGAGAGCCTGCGCGACCTCGCCTCCCGCTTCTCGGAGATCGGTGACATCCGCGGACACGGCGCGATGATCGCGTTCGAACTCGTTGAGCCTGGCACCACGACCCCGTTGGCGGGGCTCGCGGGTGAGATCGCTGCCTATGCCGCGAGCCAGGGCGTACTGCTGCTCACGGCGGGCAGCTACAGCAACGTGATCCGCTTCCTCCCATCGCTCGCCGTGACGAGCGAGCAGATTGAGTATGCTGTGGAGGTGATCGGCGACGCCCTCGCCCGCCAGCGCGCGTAGGTGTTACCCGGGGCGCATCCGAACGGATGCGCCCACCCGGTGGGGTGACCGAATGGCTAGGTTGCGGCTCGCAAGGCCGTGCATGCAGGTTCGACTCCTGCCCCCACCTCTCTGTCCAACCGACAGGCGACCTCCCGGCCGCGAACCCAGATGAGGAGCCCGAACAGCATGCGCCTCAAGACGCTCCACTGCGTGTGGGATGCGGCGCGCCCGTCGGGAATCCTTCCTGTGCCGTGTGGTGCTGAGTAGTGCGCGCGCTCGCCGCAGTCGCGCCGCTATCGGCCGTGATCCTCATGCTGCTTCTCGGCAGATCCTCGCGTGCCGCCGCGCTCGCCGGGATCGCCGTGCTTGTGCCACTCGTCGCCTTCGTGTTCCCGATCTCAGTCTCCACTGCGCTGCGGTCCGCAGCTGAATGGGCGCCCGTCGTGACCGAGGTCGTCCTCGTGCTCGCCGGCGGGATCCTCTTCGCCGAGGCGGGGCGCTTCACGGGTAACCAGCAACGCATCACCGGCTGGGTGACGAGCTCGCTCGGCACCGGCATCGTTCCGGTCCTTGCGATCGTGCACGGCTTCACGCCGCTCACCGAGTCGCTCACGGGGTACGGCGTTGGCGCCGCGCTCGCGGTCCCGCTGCTGCTCGGAATCGGGCTGCCGGGAAAGCAGGCGGCGATCGTCGGGCTGCTCGGACTCTGCGCAGTGCCGTGGGGATCGATGGGGCCTGGCACGCTCATCGCCTCGCACCTGTCAGGGGTCGACTTCGATGCGCTCGGAGTCACGACGGCGCTCTTCAACATCGTCGTGTTCGTTGCCGTCGGGGTGACGGCGGCGCTGCTCGTATCGGAGCGAGGACGTCGGGTGCCAGCGATCACCGCCGCAATCGGCTCCGCGCTCGCGCTCTCGGCAGCCGTGCTCGGGGCGAACGTGCTTGTTGGCACCGCGCCGGCCGGAGCGATCGGCGGGCTGACGGTGCTCGCGCTGCACATTGGACTCCGTGCCGCCCGCAGCAACCGCATCGGCATGTCGCGCGACGTGGCCCGCGCATGTGTGCCCTACGCGATTGTGCTCTGTGGGATGCTCGTTTCAACACTGGTGTTCGCGCTCCTGCCCGCCGGGGGCGGAGCCGCACAAGCGATCCTGACCTCGCCCGCGCTCTGGCTGTCGGTCTCGACCGGCGCCCTGCTGGCGGTGCACCGCAGCGCGGCGCGTGGTGCTGTTCGCTCTGCCGCAGCGACATGGCTGCGGGTGGCTCCCGCGACCGTGCTCTTTGTCGTGCTCGGCGCACTCATGGGAGTGAGCGGCATGACCGAGGAACTCGCAGGCATTCTCGCGCGTCTGGGGGCAGGCTACCCGTTCTTTCTGCCGCTGTTTGCTTCGCTCATCGGGTTCGTTACGGGGTCGAACTCGGGCGCGAAC
Above is a window of Leucobacter aridicollis DNA encoding:
- the gabT gene encoding 4-aminobutyrate--2-oxoglutarate transaminase; this encodes MTHTVEAPATLQRPELVTEIPGPKSLEIHDRRQAAVPRGVGCALPVYIEYADGPWLTDVDGNRLLDLGSGIGVTTLGHTQPAVVAAAKEQLDRVSHTLFTVTPYENYVRLAERLGTHTPGSHAKKTFFVNSGAEAVENAVKIARAHTGRRVVAALDHAFHGRTNLTMAMNHRAAPYGTGFGPFAPDIQRVPNSYPFRDGLSGAAAAARTIEYLEQRIGVQDLAAVIAEPIQGEGGFIVPAEGYLPALAEWASANGVVFIADEIQAGLGRTGTWFASELFGLVPDLVLTAKGIADGLPLAGVTGRAEIMDAAHVGGLGGTFGGNPVSIAAAHAVLDMLETGEPFAEAARIERALVESLRDLASRFSEIGDIRGHGAMIAFELVEPGTTTPLAGLAGEIAAYAASQGVLLLTAGSYSNVIRFLPSLAVTSEQIEYAVEVIGDALARQRA
- a CDS encoding L-lactate permease, which produces MRALAAVAPLSAVILMLLLGRSSRAAALAGIAVLVPLVAFVFPISVSTALRSAAEWAPVVTEVVLVLAGGILFAEAGRFTGNQQRITGWVTSSLGTGIVPVLAIVHGFTPLTESLTGYGVGAALAVPLLLGIGLPGKQAAIVGLLGLCAVPWGSMGPGTLIASHLSGVDFDALGVTTALFNIVVFVAVGVTAALLVSERGRRVPAITAAIGSALALSAAVLGANVLVGTAPAGAIGGLTVLALHIGLRAARSNRIGMSRDVARACVPYAIVLCGMLVSTLVFALLPAGGGAAQAILTSPALWLSVSTGALLAVHRSAARGAVRSAAATWLRVAPATVLFVVLGALMGVSGMTEELAGILARLGAGYPFFLPLFASLIGFVTGSNSGANALGAGAQTDVARALGLDVPLAIGAHNAAAATAMMASPARVELAVSLARVPEQRGAVQRLLLLQLGVISLAIGCLSFVLL